From a single Scylla paramamosain isolate STU-SP2022 chromosome 28, ASM3559412v1, whole genome shotgun sequence genomic region:
- the LOC135114786 gene encoding fibrillin-2-like isoform X1, protein MLVTVGVLLVAAAQAIAKPDGYSGYDLGRRPPPGGPNVCGNGVRSCCPGWSQKATNLMCIIPICIRDCGPGGRCVRPNLCICATGDISRMCNGSGRNGRHGGRNGLGRHGGRGVIDGVNVGVGFVNGGNGGGAGATPGYLGERGRNGGPGGPRTIGQPVDTGRPVVVGPGGVVPGGVGPGGIGPGGLRPGGLGPGGLGPGGLGPGGLGPGGLGPGGVRPGGVGPGGVGPGGLGPGGVGPGGVGPGGVGPGGIGPGGLGPGGVGPGGVGPGGLGPGGNGPGDLGPGRVRTDVVGPGVPGYRPTPVNGQGGGPVSVGIEDVFRPGDVNGAGGNGGRGGGFNGGVVYSGGRDRQDSGGCQTTCLNGGTCRGRQCFCRQGYTGEHCAEPVCREPCLNGGRCVGPDRCACVYGFTGRRCEADYRTGPCFTKVQHDMCQGQLPGVVCTKQLCCATIGKAWGHPCEHCPQRLDCDKGFLKNIHSGQCVDIDECEAIPGLCEGGLCVNSHGSFRCECPEGQTQNPQTNACEDRDECAEEDTCLNGRCVNTDGSFYCSCNTGFIPSQNRKACIDARQGNCYTELRGRGRCRKPLPIPLTQQACCCRKNMGKAWGEGLNDCVPCPMIGEESYEKLCDQSDYQHPPMDQCILKPSLCGDGGRCIDTVDGYTCECYDGFSLNTVTSICEDRDECREGVCQGGQCYNTQGSFICRCPVGFDISSDGLSCIDHDECSETGMCANGICTNMDGSFKCVCNDGYILSSSGFACIDINECEENRRICLFGRCENLEGSYRCVCDNGYTHSTDGSFCTDVDECGETGMCEHGSCLNVDGSFKCVCQPGYTLSPSGKTCIDLNECESGPCKNGRCINTDGSFRCECPPGFTLGVNGLICLDTKLDFCYAVYRDGQCSNPSTTPTTKSACCCCTVILGQPMGWGTPCQSCPQPGTQDFLSLCPHGSGITHEGHDINECALSLPICRNGACENLEGGYRCICNPGYTVDESGHQCHDINECAIDNLLCDGGQCRNTPGSYQCICPSGTQFNPGTRVCADIDECKEYGEEACVGGTCVNVIGSYKCECEEGTILDSTGRYCIDNRRGSCWTKVKDGRCENNIPKLTLKAECCCTIGKAWGSPCEICKPEDCDCSIGMAKMDGKTCQDINECQLNPGICQGGGECVNTDGSFTCICPPGLTLDSTKTKCLDLREETCYLEYRSGLCSKPLEGLFKKSACCCTVGRAWGDGCEGCPRPGTSAFDELCPKSYGYEGRKDINECVTFPDMCENGHCRNSIGSFSCRCNQGYALDEDGVKCLDIDECGIMHGVCGNGTCQNTAGSFMCDCDTGFESTMMMQVCMDINECERTPGLCRGGHCINTPGSFRCECPPGHELSSDHRSCKDIDECSRTSGICSNGVCENMMGTYQCMCNDGYQQTGQKSHCEDIDECSLNNGGCDDVCTNTPGLFSCSCSTGYMLLMDGRSCADVDECKENPAICSGGQCTNTPGSYLCTCEGGLLPDPDGPGCLDVDECDMNPNLCQNGKCANVVGSFACQCEDGYSVKSEFGPGCTDDDECALGTFLCDTNAECNNIDGTYECQCRDGFTGNGKTCRDVNECLTNNGGCHRDAQCINTDGSFKCVCDAGFRGDGSFCEDIDECTQDPTLCENGQCLNFPGSFSCDCEMGFMHPDPHSEPHNEQECVDIDECNMFSNLCVYGQCENIFGMFRCICDKGYHLDETGGNCTDIDECDNPDVCQYGTCINMQGTYECECPPNYELISTGDGCVDRREGECFLDVISVRNKYGICQDPLGDPVTQSTCCCSIGKAWGPRCEVCPPEDSEEYEQLCPGGKGFRPNTITVILEDIDECREMANLCENGRCSNTFGSFMCSCDRGYRLNAAGSLCVDIDECADSTKCKNGFCINTEGSFQCECPDGYTLLPNRAECIDMREESCFMKYEDGECTMPMLSSITKMKCCCSMGAAWGFNCEPCPARNTLAYSELCYTGSISRPIGPLDPDGRPIGPDGRPIGPDGRPIGPDGRPIGPNGRPIGPDGRPIGPDGRPISPDGYPIGPDGRPIGPDGRPIGPDGRPVGPDGRPIGPDGRPVGPDGRPIGPDGRPIGPDGRPIGPDGRPIGPDRWPVDHDGRPIGPDGRPIGPDGRPIGPDGRPIGPDGRPVGPDGRPVGPDGRPIDPDGRPVGPDGRPIGPDGRPIGPDGRPIGPDGRPIGPDGRPIGPDGRPIGPDGRPIGPDGRPIGPDGRPIGPDGRPIGPDGRPIGPDDRFPLGPFQPSFPTDGVDPGTVYNPITGLPEDLDECKLMSHMMCKNGRCINTRGSFRCECNPGFRYDEPSHMCVDTNECDEQAPCQGLAKCENTVGSYRCSCPTGYRINRLTNKCVDINECDQQGVCQRGVCNNFQGSFQCICDPGYVLTAERSSCIDLDECVRSPNICNNGTCINSMGSYQCQCYRGFKIGPNRDCIDVNECLINVGLCVNGRCRNTEGSFVCECADGYTLTPDGEQCRDINECSERDDVCPAPGRCQNLMGSFICDCPEGFTLSRDGMSCIDVDECRTVKDICENGDCINKQGSFQCVCPPGFEISPDGTKCVDYRQEECYETYDRGICLNPRPVRILKKECCCSSGAAWGINCDRCPPISSPEFEKLCPLGPGRSESGADLNECEIMPGTCEGGDCINTDGSFRCECPMGYILDSSGRRCIDENECAVPNICGNGTCSNVEGGFDCSCQEGFAPGPMQTCEDVDECEELGHQCAFRCHNMAGTFRCICPYGYTLAPNGRHCQDVDECATPANNCRFLCKNLIGTFMCICPEGYQQVGMTDDCKDINECASNPNICKSGRCINTKGSYRCDCYDGFVSSRDGKQCIDQREGYCFRQLVGGMCSTTGDSLVKVTKADCCCTMGLAWGPMCEHCPRRGTPEYDEICMEAGFSVDGLDIDECQMPNLCRNGKCINTMGSYRCICDKGYQPDHSGTRCIDVNECEGTPSPCKFTCQNTEGSYRCACPRGYTLNPDGITCRDLDECTTGQHTCENECVNTQGSYKCTCAQGFNEVGEQCIDINECLEQTGLCGPLGTCLNTRGSFKCICPRGFKLDPSGTMCIDSDDCLDGSCDGGCEGLMCGCPDGYRRHPFYNQCVDDDECTQGSLCGSADCQNTLGSFKCGCPSGYSFNFALLVCIQVDDNCISSPCAYGCNSLGDDSIACGCPSGFSRIGSGHCMSTLNPPVGGYQNGQFGGGGLYGIGGGLGGVGGGDGGGGRDGSFPNGVLPPGGFTGSVGRVTGRYDGIIGGGTGGYTGGGAGGGGVPGVYGGGGTGPGGFGGGFGVPGIYGGVPGGYGGGGGGPGGFGGGGGGGGGPGGYGGGGGPGGYGGGGAGSGGYGGGDSGVGGRFPGGGGSTGFTTGGVQGGYVGGPGVGQGSIGGRGGGHGGGQGGFGRGVNGGGGGGGGQGGFGRDRGGGGGLYGGAGGGGGSVGGSAGGVYGEGYGYGYTSTQYDLGGVPTFPIGQQDPHGNNENIISTEGCFSCKFNGQSAPSGRRRRSVMSEVISPIMLAPVSANLTDKEVVLVHAHNHTHRVVRRSLETELRRQESIAQRSSKNPIVLKVSLDQTRHRTRLIKLKPAITYLQNNVKYEIVQGNDDGIFEMRSHNHGTASLHFKHHLHQPATYDIEIVGRPLDYSNINDGAHSDLDMNLRIIVTH, encoded by the exons gcCAAACGTGTGTGGAAATGGCGTCCGCTCCTGTTGTCCTGGCTGGTCCCAGAAGGCTACGAACCTCATGTGCATTATTC CTATCTGCATAAGGGACTGTGGACCTGGAGGACGGTGCGTGCGTCCCAACCTGTGCATCTGTGCCACCGGCGACATCTCTCGTATGTGTAACGGCAGCGGAAGGAACGGGAGGCACGGCGGGCGCAACGGTCTGGGCAGGCATGGAGGCAGGGGCGTTATCGACGGTGTGAATGTTGGAGTAGGCTTTGTcaatggaggaaatggaggaggagcaggagcgaCACCTGGATATCTTGGTGAAAGGGGGCGAAATGGTGGACCAGGTGGACCAAGAACCATCGGTCAACCGGTAGATACTGGCAGACCAGTTGTTGTTGGACCAGGAGGCGTTGTACCGGGAGGCGTTGGACCAGGAGGCATTGGGCCAGGAGGCCTTAGACCGGGAGGCCTTGGACCAGGAGGCCTTGGACCGGGAGGCCTTGGACCGGGAGGCCTTGGACCGGGAGGCCTTGGACCGGGAGGAGTTAGACCAGGAGGCGTTGGACCGGGAGGGGTTGGACCAGGAGGCCTTGGACCAGGAGGAGTTGGGCCAGGAGGCGTTGGACCGGGAGGAGTTGGACCGGGAGGGATTGGACCAGGAGGCCTTGGACCGGGAGGAGTTGGGCCAGGAGGTGTTGGACCTGGAGGCCTTGGACCGGGAGGCAATGGACCAGGAGACCTTGGACCGGGAAGGGTTAGAACAGATGTCGTTGGACCGGGAGTACCCGGCTACAGGCCAACACCCGTCAACGGACAAGGCGGTGGACCGGTGAGCGTTGGAATAGAAGATGTCTTTAGGCCAGGAGACGTCAACGGAGCAGGAGGCAACGGAGGGCGAGGTGGTGGCTTCAATGGCGGAGTGGTGTACTCTGGAGGAAGAGACCGACAAG ACAGCGGTGGGTGCCAGACGACTTGCCTGAACGGGGGCACGTGTCGGGGGCGGCAGTGCTTCTGTCGTCAGGGTTACACGGGGGAACACTGTGCTGAGC CTGTGTGTCGGGAGCCTTGTCTGAACGGCGGCCGCTGTGTGGGGCCCGACCGCTGTGCCTGTGTCTACGGCTTCACGGGCAGGCGGTGTGAGGCAG actACAGAACAGGGCCTTGCTTCACAAAGGTGCAACATGACATGTGCCAAGGGCAGCTGCCTGGGGTGGTGTGCACCAAGCAGTTGTGCTGTGCCACCATTGGTAAGGCTTGGGGCCACCCTTGTGAACACTGTCCTCAGAGACTTGACTGTGATAAAGGATTCCTCAAGAACATTCACAGTGGACAATGTgtag aCATTGATGAGTGTGAGGCAATCCCTGGCCTGTGCGAGGGAGGCTTGTGTGTGAACAGCCATGGCTCCTTCAGGTGTGAGTGTCCCGAGGGCCAGACACAGAACCCCCAGACCAATGCCTGTGAGGACCGCGATGAGTGTGCTGAGGAAGACACCTGCCTCAATGGCCGCTGTGTCAACACTGATGGCAGTTTCTACTGCAGCTGCAACACAGGATTCATTCCCAGCCAGAATCGCAAGGCCTGCATAG ATGCCCGGCAGGGAAATTGTTATACTGAGCTCCGAGGGAGAGGACGCTGCAGAAAACCACTGCCCATCCCCCTCACCCAGCAGGCCTGCTGTTGCCGCAAGAACATGGGCAAGGCTTGGGGAGAGGGACTTAATGATTGTGTTCCCTGTCCTATGATTGGTGAAG AGAGTTATGAGAAGCTGTGTGATCAGTCAGATTACCAACATCCACCCATGGACCAGTGTATCCTCAAGCCCTCACTGTGTGGGGATGGCGGGCGCTGCATTGACACAGTTGATGGCTACACTTGCGAGTGTTATGATGGCTTCTCCCTCAACACAGTGACCAGCATATGTGAAG aTAGGGATGAGTGCCGAGAAGGTGTCTGCCAAGGGGGTCAGTGCTACAACACACAAGGAAGCTTCATCTGTCGCTGTCCAGTTGGCTTTGACATTTCTTCGGATGGTCTCTCGTGTATTG ATCACGATGAGTGTAGTGAGACAGGAATGTGTGCCAATGGGATCTGTACAAATATGGATGGCTCCTTTAAGTGTGTGTGCAATGACGGCTACATTCTTTCCTCATCAGGATTTGCTTGCATAG ACATCAATGAATGTGAGGAAAACAGGCGCATTTGCTTGTTTGGGCGCTGTGAGAATCTGGAAGGGAGCTACCGGTGCGTGTGTGACAATGGCTACACCCACTCTACTGATGGAAGCTTCTGTACTGACGTGGATGAGTGTGGTGAGACAGGGATGTGTGAACATGGCTCCTGCCTCAATGTGGATGGGtccttcaagtgtgtgtgtcagccagGCTACACGCTCTCTCCCTCGGGCAAGACCTGCATTG ATCTCAATGAATGTGAATCTGGGCCATGCAAGAATGGGCGCTGCATCAACACTGATGGGAGCTTCAGGTGCGAGTGTCCACCAGGCTTCACTTTGGGAGTTAACGGCTTGATTTGCCTAG ACACAAAGTTAGATTTCTGTTATGCTGTTTACCGAGATGGGCAGTGTTCCaacccctccaccacccccaccaccaagtctgcctgctgctgctgcactgtGATCCTTGGCCAACCCATGGGCTGGGGGACACCATGCCAGTCATGTCCTCAGCCTGGGACACAAGATTTCCTGTCCCTGTGTCCTCACGGCTCGGGCATCACACATGAGGGCCACG aTATCAATGAGTGTGCTCTGAGCCTGCCCATCTGCCGCAATGGAGCATGTGAAAACCTTGAGGGTGGCTACCGGTGTATATGCAATCCTGGCTACACAGTGGATGAGAGCGGCCACCAGTGCCATGACATCAATGAGTGTGCCATTGACAACCTCCTGTGTGACGGGGGACAG TGCCGGAACACGCCAGGCAGCTACCAGTGCATCTGTCCATCAGGCACCCAGTTCAATCCAGGCACCAGAGTTTGTGCAGACATTGATGAGTGCAAGGAGTACGGGGAGGAGGCATGTGTTGGTGGCACTTGTGTCAATGTGATTGGCTCCTACAAGTGTGAATGTGAAGAGGGAACCATACTGGACTCCACTGGAAGATATTGCATTG ACAACAGGAGAGGGTCTTGCTGGACCAAAGTTAAGGATGGCCGTTGTGAAAATAACATTCCAAAGCTGACCCTCAAAGCAGAGTGTTGTTGTACCATTGGCAAGGCTTGGGGGTCACCTTGTGAGATCTGCAAGCCTGAGGACTGTGACTGTAGCATCGGTATGGCAAAg ATGGATGGTAAGACCTGCCAAGACATCAACGAGTGTCAGCTCAACCCCGGCATCTGCCAAGGTGGTGGAGAGTGTGTCAACACAGATGGTTCCTTTACCTGCATCTGTCCACCAGGCCTCACTCTTGACAGCACCAAGACCAAGTGCCTGGACCTGCGAGAGGAAACTTGTTACCTTGAGTATAGAAGTGGGCTGTGCAGCAAGCCACTGGAG ggACTGTTCAAGAAGTCTGCCTGCTGCTGCACAGTGGGGCGGGCCTGGGGTGACGGCTGTGAGGGCTGCCCACGCCCTGGCACCAGCGCCTTTGATGAGCTGTGCCCCAAGAGCTATGGctacgagggaaggaaagatatcAATGAGTGTGTCACTTTCCCAGACATGTGTGAAAATGGCCACTGCAGGAACTCCATTGGTTCATTCTCTTGTCGCTGCAACCAAGGATATGCTCTGGATGAGGATGGCGTCAAGTGCTTGG ATATTGATGAATGTGGCATCATGCATGGTGTATGTGGCAATGGTACTTGCCAGAATACTGCTGGATCCTTTATGTGTGACTGTGACACAGGCTTTGAATCAACCATGATGATGCAAGTGTGCATGG ATATCAATGAGTGTGAGAGGACGCCTGGCCTGTGTCGTGGtggacactgcatcaacactcCTGGCAGCTTCAG GTGTGAGTGTCCGCCAGGCCACGAATTATCCTCAGACCACCGCTCCTGCAAGGACATTGATGAGTGTTCTCGTACTTCAGGAATCTGCTCCAACGGTGTGTGTGAGAATATGATGGGCACTTACCAGTGTATGTGCAATGATGGCTACCAGCAGACTGGTCAGAAATCTCACTGTGAAG ACATTGATGAGTGCAGCCTGAATAATGGCGGCTGTGATGATGTTTGCACCAATACCCCGGGACTCTTCTCCTGCTCGTGCTCCACCGGCTACATGCTGCTGATGGATGGCCGTTCCTGTGCTGATGTGGATGAGTGTAAAG AAAACCCAGCCATTTGTTCAGGAGGACAGTGCACTAACACTCCTGGGTCATACCTGTGCACCTGTGAAGGAGGCCTCTTGCCAGACCCTGATGGCCCAGGCTGCCTTG ATGTGGATGAGTGTGACATGAACCCCAACCTGTGTCAGAATGGCAAGTGTGCAAATGTTGTTGGTTCATTTGCCTGCCAGTGTGAGGACGGCTACAGTGTCAAGTCTGAGTTTGGGCCAGGATGCACCGATGATGATGAATGTGCCTTGGGGACCTTCCTCTGTGATACAAATGCTGAGTGTAACAACATTGATGGCACATATGAGTGTCAATGCAGGGATGGATTCACAG GCAACGGAAAAACTTGCCGGGATGTCAATGAGTGCCTGACCAACAATGGAGGTTGCCACCGTGATGCTCAGTGCATTAACACCGATGGTtccttcaagtgtgtgtgtgatgctgggTTCAGAGGAGATGGCTCATTCTGTGAGGACATAGATGAATGCACACAAGATCCAACCTTGTGTGAGAATGGCCAGTGCCTCAACTTCCCAGGATCATTCAGCTGTGACTGTGAGATGGGCTTCATGCATCCTGACCCACACAGTGAGCCACACAATGAGCAGGAGTGTGTTGATATAGATGAGTGCAACATGTTCAgtaacctgtgtgtgtatggccAGTGTGAGAACATCTTTGGTATGTTCCGCTGCATCTGTGACAAGGGCTACCATCTTGACGAAACGGGAGGCAACTGTACTGACATTGATGAGTGTGACAACCCTGATGTGTGCCAGTATGGAACATGCATCAACATGCAGGGAACCTATGAGTGCGAGTGTCCTCCAAACTATGAGTTGATCAGCACAGGTGACGGCTGTGTGG ATCGGCGGGAGGGAGAATGTTTCTTGGATGTTATCAGTGTGAGGAACAAGTATGGCATCTGTCAGGACCCTCTGGGAGATCCTGTGACACAGTCCACCTGCTGTTGCTCCATTGGCAAGGCTTGGGGTCCACGTTGTGAGGTGTGTCCACCAGAAGACTCTGAGGAATATGAGCAGCTGTGTCCTGGCGGCAAGGGATTCCGTCCAAACACCATCACT GTGATTTTAGAAGACATTGATGAGTGCAGGGAGATGGCAAACCTGTGTGAAAATGGGCGTTGCTCCAACACATTTGGGTCCTTCATGTGTTCCTGTGACAGAGGCTACAGACTCAATGCTGCTGGTTCTCTCTGTGTAG ATATTGATGAGTGTGCAGACAGTACCAAGTGCAAGAATGGCTTCTGCATCAACACTGAAGGCAGCTTCCAGTGTGAATGTCCTGATGGTTACACATTGCTTCCCAATCGGGCTGAGTGCATTGAcatgagagaggagagttgCTTCATGAAGTATGAGGATGGAGAGTGCACCATGCCTATGCTGTCATCCATTACCAAAATGAAGTGTTGCTGCTCCATGGGTGCTGCCTGGGGCTTCAACTGTGAGCCGTGCCCTGCAAGAAACACCT TGGCCTACAGTGAGCTGTGCTACACAGGCAGCATTAGCCGCCCCATTGGACCTTTGGATCCTGACGGCCGCCCTATTGGCCCTGATGGCCGCCCTATTGGCCCTGACGGACGCCCCATTGGCCCTGATGGACGCCCCATTGGCCCTAATGGACGCCCCATTGGCCCTGATGGCCGCCCAATTGGCCCTGATGGACGCCCAATCAGCCCTGACGGTTACCCCATTGGCCCTGATGGCAGGCCTATTGGCCCTGATGGCAGACCTATCGGCCCTGATGGCCGCCCAGTTGGCCCTGATGGTAGACCTATTGGTCCGGATGGCCGCCCTGTTGGTCCTGATGGTAGACCTATTGGCCCTGATGGTAGGCCAATTGGCCCTGATGGCAGGCCTATTGGCCCTGACGGTAGGCCTATTGGCCCAGATAGGTGGCCTGTTGACCATGACGGCAGACCTATTGGACCTGATGGTAGACCTATCGGCCCTGATGGTAGGCCTATAGGCCCTGACGGCAGGCCTATTGGCCCTGATGGTAGGCCTGTTGGTCCAGACGGTAGGCCTGTTGGTCCAGATGGCAGACCTATTGACCCTGATGGCCGCCCTGTAGGACCTGATGGTAGGCCTATTGGTCCCGATGGCAGACCTATTGGTCCTGATGGTAGACCCATTGGCCCAGATGGCAGGCCTATTGGTCCTGATGGTAGACCTATTGGCCCTGATGGCAGACCTATTGGCCCTGATGGCAGGCCCATTGGTCCTGATGGTAGGCCTATTGGCCCCGATGGCAGGCCTATTGGCCCTGATGGCAGACCTATTGGCCCTGATGGCAGACCTATTGGCCCTGATGACCGCTTTCCACTGGGGCCTTTCCAGCCTAGCTTCCCCACAGATGGGGTGGACCCCGGCACTGTGTACAACCCTATCACTGGTTTGCCTGAAGATCTGGATGAGTGTAAACTCATGAGTCATATGATGTGCAAAAATGGACGTTGCATCAACACCAGGGGCTCCTTCCGCTGCGAGTGTAACCCAGGCTTCCGCTATGATGAGCCCAGCCACATGTGTGtag ACACTAATGAGTGCGATGAACAAGCCCCGTGCCAAGGGCTTGCCAAATGTGAGAACACTGTGGGAAGTTACCGATGCTCCTGCCCCACAGGATACAGAATCAACAGGCTTACTAATAAGTGTGTTG ACATCAATGAGTGTGACCAGCAAGGTGTGTGCCAGCGAGGAGTTTGCAACAACTTCCAAGGGAGCTTCCAGTGCATCTGTGACCCAGGTTATGTGCTGACTGCCGAGCGTTCCTCCTGCATCGACTTGGACGAGTGTGTCCGTTCACCTAACATCTGCAACAATGGAACCTGTATCAACTCCATGGGCTCTTACCAATGCCAGTGCTACAGAGGCTTCAAGATTGGACCAAACCGCGATTGTATTG ATgtgaatgagtgtcttattaatGTGGGTCTGTGTGTCAATGGTCGGTGCCGCAACACTGAGGGAtcctttgtgtgtgagtgtgctgatggctacaccctcacacctgaTGGGGAGCAGTGCAGGGACATCAATGAGTGTTCAGAG CGGGATGATGTGTGTCCTGCGCCGGGTCGCTGTCAGAACTTGATGGGATCCTTCATTTGTGACTGTCCTGAGGGCTTCACTTTGTCCAGAGATGGAATGTCCTGTATAG ACGTGGATGAGTGCCGTACTGTAAAGGACATCTGTGAGAATGGTGACTGTATAAACAAGCAGGGCTCCTTCCAGTGTGTCTGCCCTCCTGGTTTTGAAATTAGCCCTGATGGAACTAAGTGTGTTGACTATCGCCAGGAAGAATGTTATGAGACTTATGATAGGG GTATCTGCCTCAACCCTCGGCCAGTGAGGATCCTGAAGAAGGAATGCTGTTGCTCCTCGGGTGCTGCTTGGGGTATAAACTGTGACCGCTGTCCTCCCATCAGTTCCC CTGAGTTTGAGAAGCTGTGTCCCCTCGGTCCGGGGCGATCAGAATCAGGAGCTGATCTTAATGAATGTGAAATCATGCCGGGAACATGTGAGGGTGGAGATTGCATCAACACAGATGGTTCCTTCCGCTGCGAGTGTCCCATGGGTTACATTCTCGACAGCTCTGGGCGTCGCTGCATTG ATGAAAATGAGTGTGCTGTCCCCAACATTTGTGGCAATGGAACATGCAGTAATGTTGAGGGAGGCTTTGACTGCTCCTGCCAGGAAGGATTTGCTCCTGGACCAATGCAG acatgtgaagatGTTGACGAGTGTGAGGAGCTGGGCCACCAGTGCGCCTTCAGGTGTCACAACATGGCTGGGACCTTCCGCTGCATCTGTCCCTACGGCTACACACTTGCTCCCAACGGCCGCCACTGCCAGGATGTGGATGAGTGTGCCACACCGGCCAACAATTGCAGGTTCCTTTGTAAGAACCTCATAGGTACCTTCATGTGTATCTGCCCTGAAGGCTACCAGCAG GTAGGCATGACGGACGACTGTAAGGACATCAATGAGTGCGCCTCGAACCCCAACATCTGCAAAAGTGGCCGATGCATCAACACCAAGGGCTCCTACCGTTGTGACTGCTATGACGGCTTTGTCTCCAGCAGGGACGGCAAGCAATGTATTGACCAAAGGGAGGGATACTGCTTCAGGCAGCTTGTTGGTGGGATGTGCTCAACCACAGGCGACAGTCTTGTCAAG GTGACCAAAGCTGACTGCTGTTGCACCATGGGCCTGGCCTGGGGCCCCATGTGTGAACACTGCCCACGTCGAGGCACCCCAGAATATGACGAGATCTGCATGGAGGCTGGCTTCTCTGTTGACGGCCTGGACATTGATGAGTGCCAGATGCCTAATCTTTGTCGCAATGGCAAGTGCATCAACACCATGGGGTCTTACCGATGCATCTGTGACAAGGGATACCAGCCAGACCACTCCGGAACTCGTTGCATTGATGTCAATGAGTGTGAGGGCACACCGTCGCCCTGCAAGTTCACATGCCAAAACACAGAGGGGTCATACCGCTGTGCCTGCCCCCGAGGCTACACGCTCAATCCAGACGGCATCACTTGTCGGGACCTGGATGAGTGCACTACAGGACAGCACACTTGTGAAAATGAGTGCGTCAACACTCAAGGGTCATACAAGTGTACTTGTGCCCAAGGATTCAATGAAGTCGGTGAACAGTGTATTG ATATCAATGAGTGCCTGGAGCAGACTGGTCTGTGTGGCCCCCTGGGAACTTGCCTGAACACCCGGGGAAGTTTCAAGTGCATCTGTCCTCGAGGCTTCAAACTGGATCCATCTGGGACCATGTGTATAGACTCTGATGACTGCTTGGATGGCTCCTGTGATGGGGGATGTGAG GGACTCATGTGTGGCTGCCCAGATGGTTACCGCCGTCATCCCTTCTACAACCAGTGTGTGGATGATGACGAGTGTACTCAGGGAAGCTTGTGTGGCTCAGCTGATTGCCAAAACACTCTTGGCTCCTTCAAGTGTGGCTGCCCTAGTGGATACTCCTTCAACTTTGCCCTCCTAGTGTGCATTCAG gTTGATGACAACTGCATCTCGAGTCCCTGCGCCTATGGTTGTAATTCTCTTGGAGATGACAGCATAGCTTGTGGCTGCCCCTCAGGCTTCTCCAGGATTGGCTCA GGCCACTGCATGTCCACCCTCAACCCTCCTGTTGGTGGCTACCAGAACGGCCAGTTTGGAGGCGGTGGACTGTATGGCATCGGTGGTGGACTGGGAGGTGtcgggggtggtgatggtggtggtggtagagatggCTCCTTTCCCAATGGTGTTCTGCCACCAGGAGGATTTACTGGCAGTGTTGGAAGAGTTACAGGAAGATATGATGGAATTATTGGAGGAGGTACAGGAGGctatactggtggtggtgcaggtggaggaggagttccAGGggtatatggtggtggtggaacaggtccaggtggttttggtggtggttttggagTTCCAGGAATATATGGTGGTGTTCCAggaggttatggtggtggtggaggagggccAGGagggtttggtggtggtggtggtggtggtggaggtccagggggatatggtggtggtggaggtccaggaggttatggtggtggtggagcaggatCAGGagggtatggtggtggtgatagtggtgttggtggcagattcccaggtggtggtggtagtactggaTTCACTACTGGTGGTGTGCAGGGAGGATATGTTGGTGGTCCTGGGGTGGGGCAGGGTAGCATTGGAGGCAGAGGTGGTGGACATGGTGGTGGGCAAGGTGGATTTGGCAGaggtgttaatggtggtggaggaggaggaggtggacaagGTGGATTTGGCAGAGacaggggtggaggaggtggtctgtatggtggtgct